One part of the Vanessa cardui chromosome 2, ilVanCard2.1, whole genome shotgun sequence genome encodes these proteins:
- the LOC124542047 gene encoding gustatory receptor for sugar taste 64f-like isoform X2 has product MFLRVAHRWPDLIRHIAHVEDQDPYHDRTLTLKCNATCGVVLFLALVEHLLSLLSAYTGAMICQSEDMTHASFVKHFYPWVFNYLPYSFGLGILTQFLHFQSTFIWNFSDLFVICISYYLTSRLNYVNKQLLNAQGKYLPEVFWRTVREEYCRAAQLVRRVDDVINGVIFISFANNLFFICLQLFNSLEDGIKGNGECSSRGKGKPSILGGYEAASYFFFSLVFLIARSVTVSLIASQVNSASNVPATVLYDVPSPVYCVEVQRFLDQVNGDNIALSGLQFFSVTRGLLLTVAGTIVTYELVMFQFNSQPQSSKISPTHPTLSLYNNTLIPIF; this is encoded by the exons ATGTTCCTTCGTGTCGCCCATCGCTGGCCTGACTTGATCCGACATATAGCCCACGTGGAAGACCAAGATCCATATCACGATCGAACCCTCACTCTTAAATGTAACGCTACTTGCGGCGTTGTCTTGTTCTTGGCTTTAG TGGAACATCTGTTATCACTGTTATCAGCTTACACGGGAGCAATGATATGTCAAAGCGAAGATATGACACACGCAAGTTTCGTGAAACATTTTTATCCATGGGTCTTCAACTATTTACCTTATTCATTTGGCTTGGGAATATTAACGCAG TTTCTGCACTTTCAATCGACGTTTATATGGAACTTCTCCGATTTATTCGTGATATGCATAAGCTACTATTTAACATCAAGACTCAACTATGTCAATAAACAATTACTCAACGCCCAAGGAAag TATTTACCAGAGGTTTTCTGGAGGACAGTTCGCGAAGAATACTGTCGTGCAGCTCAGCTCGTGAGAAGAGTCGATGACGTCATCAACGGagtcatttttatttcgttCGCTAATAACCTCTTCTTTATCTGTCTTCAGCTTTTTAACTCTTTAGA AGATGGCATCAAAGGTAACGGAGAGTGCAGCAGTCGTGGTAAAGG GAAGCCCAGCATCCTTGGAGGTTACGAGGCAGCTTCGTATTTCTTCTTCTCTCTCGTCTTTCTTATTGCCCGATCTGTCACTGTGTCACTCATCGCATCTCAAGTCAACTCAGCTTCCAATGTACCAGCGACTGTCCTCTATGACGTGCCCTCGCCAGTATATTGTGTCGAG GTTCAAAGGTTTTTGGATCAAGTGAACGGAGATAACATCGCTTTGAGCGGTTTACAATTCTTCAGCGTAACACGTGGATTATTACTAACA GTGGCTGGTACCATCGTGACGTATGAACTAGTGATGTTCCAGTTCAATTCGCAGCCTCAATCATCGAAAATATCACCTACACATCCAACTCTAtcactttataataatacacttatacccattttttaa
- the LOC124542047 gene encoding gustatory receptor for sugar taste 64f-like isoform X1, whose amino-acid sequence MTVENETFSVTVVQIDPKQIMKPKNYKRKTPFMIPNKINKVGVSELKGNKTPATFQKSLRVTLIIGQMFSLLPVEGVYSTSPIDVRFVWWSFKFSYLLLSLIGQIFITIMCLYKVLHSASSLNGTTPLIFYGTTCITTTMFLRVAHRWPDLIRHIAHVEDQDPYHDRTLTLKCNATCGVVLFLALVEHLLSLLSAYTGAMICQSEDMTHASFVKHFYPWVFNYLPYSFGLGILTQFLHFQSTFIWNFSDLFVICISYYLTSRLNYVNKQLLNAQGKYLPEVFWRTVREEYCRAAQLVRRVDDVINGVIFISFANNLFFICLQLFNSLEDGIKGNGECSSRGKGKPSILGGYEAASYFFFSLVFLIARSVTVSLIASQVNSASNVPATVLYDVPSPVYCVEVQRFLDQVNGDNIALSGLQFFSVTRGLLLTVAGTIVTYELVMFQFNSQPQSSKISPTHPTLSLYNNTLIPIF is encoded by the exons ATGACGGTGGAAAACGAAACTTTTAGCGTAACTGTCGTCCAAATCGATCCAAAGCAAATAATGAAACCGAAGAATTACAAACGGAAGACACCTTTCATGATACCGAACAAAA tcaATAAAGTCGGTGTGTCAGAATTAAAAGGGAATAAAACTCCTGCGACGTTCCAGAAATCATTACGGGTCACCTTAATAATTGGACAAATGTTTTCACTTCTTCCCGTGGAAGGAGTTTACAGCACATCGCCGATAGATGTTAG attcgtATGGTGGTCATTCAAATTCAGTTACCTACTCTTGTCGCTGATTGGACAAATTTTTATCACAATTATGTGCTTATACAAAGTTCTTCATAGTGCTTCTTCATTAAATGGGACCA CACCACTTATATTCTACGGAACAACGTGTATTACTACGACGATGTTCCTTCGTGTCGCCCATCGCTGGCCTGACTTGATCCGACATATAGCCCACGTGGAAGACCAAGATCCATATCACGATCGAACCCTCACTCTTAAATGTAACGCTACTTGCGGCGTTGTCTTGTTCTTGGCTTTAG TGGAACATCTGTTATCACTGTTATCAGCTTACACGGGAGCAATGATATGTCAAAGCGAAGATATGACACACGCAAGTTTCGTGAAACATTTTTATCCATGGGTCTTCAACTATTTACCTTATTCATTTGGCTTGGGAATATTAACGCAG TTTCTGCACTTTCAATCGACGTTTATATGGAACTTCTCCGATTTATTCGTGATATGCATAAGCTACTATTTAACATCAAGACTCAACTATGTCAATAAACAATTACTCAACGCCCAAGGAAag TATTTACCAGAGGTTTTCTGGAGGACAGTTCGCGAAGAATACTGTCGTGCAGCTCAGCTCGTGAGAAGAGTCGATGACGTCATCAACGGagtcatttttatttcgttCGCTAATAACCTCTTCTTTATCTGTCTTCAGCTTTTTAACTCTTTAGA AGATGGCATCAAAGGTAACGGAGAGTGCAGCAGTCGTGGTAAAGG GAAGCCCAGCATCCTTGGAGGTTACGAGGCAGCTTCGTATTTCTTCTTCTCTCTCGTCTTTCTTATTGCCCGATCTGTCACTGTGTCACTCATCGCATCTCAAGTCAACTCAGCTTCCAATGTACCAGCGACTGTCCTCTATGACGTGCCCTCGCCAGTATATTGTGTCGAG GTTCAAAGGTTTTTGGATCAAGTGAACGGAGATAACATCGCTTTGAGCGGTTTACAATTCTTCAGCGTAACACGTGGATTATTACTAACA GTGGCTGGTACCATCGTGACGTATGAACTAGTGATGTTCCAGTTCAATTCGCAGCCTCAATCATCGAAAATATCACCTACACATCCAACTCTAtcactttataataatacacttatacccattttttaa